One part of the Acidobacteriota bacterium genome encodes these proteins:
- a CDS encoding aminotransferase class III-fold pyridoxal phosphate-dependent enzyme translates to MNFIATKAKEDRYQVETYAKLNIAVERGSGAWVWTSDGEKYLDLYGGHAVCATGHSHPHVVRSIHQQAEQVLFYSNLVYSEIRAKAAEKLVSIAPDSLSKSFFCNSGTEANENAMRMARMATGREKVVTFSGGFHGRTADSISATYLGKYREIGKPNVPGHVSAIFGDIDSVRAVADRETAAIMLEPIQSMAGVREAEPTFFWALRELCDELGIILIFDEVQTGIGRTGNWFFAGSSLSDNVDPDIITLAKSLGSGVPVGACIVSERVANNIKLNDLGTTFGGGMLAMAAVLATLEAIENDRMIDNAALIEQHLRKALSTAPDVVAIHGKGCLLGIEFNEPVGPVHAKLLANNIITGTSSDPKILRLLPPLCVTVEEIDLLVEVLTR, encoded by the coding sequence ATGAATTTTATAGCTACAAAAGCAAAGGAAGACCGATATCAGGTCGAGACCTACGCTAAGTTGAACATAGCTGTTGAGCGTGGTTCAGGGGCATGGGTGTGGACAAGCGATGGCGAGAAGTATCTCGACCTATATGGCGGGCATGCGGTCTGTGCGACAGGGCACAGCCATCCGCACGTTGTAAGATCCATTCATCAGCAAGCCGAGCAGGTCCTATTTTATTCGAATCTTGTCTATTCCGAGATCAGGGCAAAGGCAGCGGAAAAGCTCGTTTCCATTGCTCCGGATTCACTGTCGAAATCATTCTTTTGCAATTCCGGCACTGAGGCCAACGAGAATGCGATGCGTATGGCCCGCATGGCGACCGGCCGCGAAAAGGTGGTCACATTTTCCGGCGGTTTTCACGGGCGAACAGCAGATTCAATATCAGCAACATACCTCGGGAAGTATCGTGAGATCGGAAAGCCGAATGTTCCCGGACATGTATCGGCAATATTTGGCGACATTGACAGTGTCCGGGCTGTCGCAGACCGCGAAACGGCAGCGATCATGCTTGAGCCGATCCAATCGATGGCCGGCGTTCGCGAAGCAGAACCAACGTTCTTTTGGGCATTACGCGAACTTTGCGACGAACTTGGGATCATCTTGATATTTGACGAAGTCCAAACAGGCATTGGCCGAACGGGAAATTGGTTCTTTGCCGGCAGCTCTTTGTCAGACAATGTCGATCCGGACATAATCACCCTGGCCAAATCTCTCGGAAGCGGCGTTCCCGTCGGGGCTTGTATTGTTAGCGAAAGGGTCGCTAATAATATAAAGCTCAATGATCTGGGCACGACATTCGGCGGTGGAATGTTGGCAATGGCTGCGGTTTTGGCAACCCTTGAGGCAATCGAAAACGACCGTATGATCGACAACGCGGCATTGATCGAACAACATTTGCGTAAAGCGCTATCAACGGCGCCGGACGTGGTAGCAATTCACGGCAAAGGATGTTTACTTGGAATCGAATTCAATGAGCCGGTCGGGCCGGTGCATGCCAAATTATTGGCAAATAACATTATTACGGGTACGTCCAGCGACCCCAAGATCCTTAGATTGTTACCACCTTTGTGCGTCACGGTCGAAGAGATCGACCTCTTGGTCGAGGTCCTCACACGATGA
- the argB gene encoding acetylglutamate kinase, translated as MNIETLDLLRESLPYIQKFQGKTFVVKFSGKVTEDKENLASLAEELALLHQVGIRVCVIHGGGKQLTELAQKLGVVQTVIGGRRVTDDDTLDLAKMIFRGKINTEILAQFRRRGVSAVGLSGVDGGVVKAVKRPPKDVINKQTGETHTVDFGHVGDVVEIDASLINTLLDSGYLPVISSLGADNDGKIFNINADTIASEIAASLAAEKLILLTDVNGIYLDEGNEDTKLSQISITDARQMIESGRATGGMIPKLESLIELLARGVKSAHIISGTTRNALLAEVFTDQGTGTMVLA; from the coding sequence ATGAACATTGAGACGCTCGATCTGCTGCGCGAATCGCTGCCCTATATTCAGAAATTTCAAGGCAAGACGTTTGTCGTTAAATTCTCCGGCAAGGTAACGGAAGATAAGGAAAACCTTGCCTCGCTTGCCGAAGAACTTGCACTTCTGCACCAGGTTGGTATTCGTGTTTGTGTCATTCATGGCGGCGGGAAACAGTTGACGGAACTTGCTCAGAAATTGGGCGTGGTCCAGACCGTGATCGGCGGACGTCGTGTGACGGACGACGACACACTTGACCTCGCAAAAATGATCTTTCGCGGAAAGATCAATACAGAGATATTGGCGCAATTCCGACGGCGAGGCGTATCCGCTGTCGGGCTTTCAGGTGTCGACGGCGGAGTCGTAAAGGCGGTCAAACGACCGCCAAAAGATGTGATTAACAAACAAACCGGTGAAACGCACACAGTCGATTTTGGACATGTTGGCGATGTTGTCGAGATCGACGCCTCGTTGATAAACACACTATTGGATAGCGGTTATTTACCTGTCATTTCGTCGCTTGGCGCAGATAACGACGGGAAAATCTTTAATATAAATGCCGACACGATAGCGTCCGAGATCGCTGCAAGCCTTGCAGCCGAGAAACTTATATTGTTGACCGATGTGAATGGTATCTATCTTGATGAGGGGAACGAAGATACAAAGCTTTCGCAAATATCGATCACCGACGCTCGTCAAATGATCGAATCCGGCCGTGCAACCGGCGGAATGATACCGAAACTTGAAAGCTTGATAGAGCTCTTAGCCCGTGGAGTGAAGTCCGCTCATATTATTAGTGGAACAACGCGCAACGCGTTGCTGGCTGAGGTGTTCACTGACCAGGGCACCGGAACCATGGTTTTGGCGTAG
- the secG gene encoding preprotein translocase subunit SecG, with protein sequence MEYFLYAVFFLSCIVLIAAVLLQPGKTDAGALFTSNVSSSALAPRGTATILSKVTITAAGLFMVSALLLSMPALTGNVSVLSSNPDAPAETNANTATPDSTNAATPTEAPVASPASAPVAAPVDVAPATK encoded by the coding sequence TTGGAATATTTTTTATACGCAGTTTTTTTTCTCTCCTGCATCGTGCTGATTGCTGCGGTTTTGCTGCAGCCTGGTAAGACCGACGCGGGAGCCTTGTTCACAAGCAATGTTTCAAGTTCGGCACTTGCACCTCGAGGCACAGCCACGATCTTGTCAAAGGTTACAATTACCGCTGCCGGATTGTTTATGGTGTCTGCCCTATTGTTATCAATGCCGGCCTTGACCGGAAATGTGTCGGTTTTATCTAGCAACCCTGACGCTCCGGCCGAAACGAACGCTAATACGGCTACACCTGATTCTACAAATGCCGCAACTCCGACCGAAGCTCCAGTCGCTTCACCGGCTTCTGCACCGGTCGCCGCTCCAGTTGACGTTGCTCCGGCAACAAAGTAA
- a CDS encoding RNA polymerase sigma factor, with amino-acid sequence MFINLTDEQLVELAVSENSEAFGEIVRRWERKIFALCFGMLGREDDAGDAAQEAFIAAYRNLKNFRGEAKVSSWLHRIAVNQCLTIKRRQKTRAEDFLDTDDGSDERTFVAAAHYSPANSTEQVERLNIVRQAVGALPGDLRQVIVMKEFEEMTFQEISETLEVPLSTVKSRLYTALKQLKMKLERTPVEVV; translated from the coding sequence ATGTTTATAAATTTGACGGATGAGCAACTTGTCGAACTAGCGGTTTCGGAGAATTCCGAAGCTTTCGGCGAGATCGTTAGACGTTGGGAGCGTAAGATTTTCGCTCTCTGCTTCGGTATGCTCGGCCGCGAAGATGACGCGGGCGATGCCGCTCAAGAGGCATTTATTGCCGCGTACCGCAATCTTAAGAACTTTCGAGGCGAAGCAAAAGTTTCGTCGTGGCTGCACCGGATCGCGGTAAACCAGTGTTTGACAATAAAGCGGCGTCAGAAAACGAGGGCTGAAGATTTTCTCGATACCGATGATGGCAGTGATGAACGTACATTCGTCGCGGCGGCCCACTATTCACCGGCGAATTCGACTGAACAGGTCGAGCGCCTCAATATTGTTAGGCAGGCCGTTGGTGCATTGCCGGGCGATCTGCGGCAAGTGATAGTGATGAAAGAGTTTGAGGAAATGACCTTTCAGGAGATATCTGAAACACTCGAGGTGCCGCTGAGCACGGTCAAAAGCCGCTTGTACACGGCGCTTAAGCAATTAAAGATGAAGTTAGAACGAACGCCCGTTGAGGTGGTCTAG
- a CDS encoding ABC transporter permease: MNLITKFLSELQGMTLLLWRAVYGLRKQPRYFGETVRQLDSIGVGSLGIVILTGFFTGGVLILQAYPTLQYYGAQSNAGQGVATSLIRELGPVLTALMVAGRVGSAISAELGSMVVSQQIDAMRALGTSPVRKLVTPRILALTFALPLLTVAADIFGLFGGGLVAQWIYGLDHTVYIASVRIGVSVNDLIGGIIKPLAFGLLIGLVSCYRGLNTTGGTVGVGRSTTSAVVLSSILVIIADFFLSKVLQTFFSGTMF, translated from the coding sequence ATGAATCTAATCACTAAATTCCTTTCTGAACTACAGGGGATGACACTCCTTTTATGGCGCGCTGTTTATGGGTTGAGAAAGCAGCCGCGTTATTTTGGTGAGACCGTCAGACAGCTCGATTCGATCGGTGTCGGCTCGCTGGGAATCGTTATCCTGACCGGGTTCTTCACCGGCGGCGTATTGATCCTGCAGGCCTATCCGACGCTTCAATATTACGGAGCTCAAAGCAATGCGGGACAGGGGGTGGCAACTTCCTTGATCCGAGAGCTTGGCCCAGTTTTGACTGCTTTGATGGTCGCAGGCCGCGTGGGATCTGCGATTTCGGCTGAGCTCGGTTCGATGGTCGTCTCCCAGCAGATAGACGCCATGAGGGCATTGGGCACATCACCTGTGCGAAAGTTGGTCACGCCGCGAATACTGGCACTAACGTTTGCGTTACCGCTACTTACCGTGGCGGCTGATATTTTTGGGCTCTTTGGCGGTGGTCTAGTCGCCCAATGGATCTATGGTCTCGATCATACGGTTTACATCGCTTCGGTTCGCATCGGAGTGTCGGTAAACGATCTTATCGGCGGCATAATTAAGCCACTTGCATTCGGTCTTTTAATTGGACTGGTTTCGTGCTATCGAGGATTGAATACGACCGGTGGGACGGTTGGGGTCGGACGATCAACAACAAGTGCGGTAGTACTCTCATCGATCTTGGTTATCATCGCAGATTTCTTCTTATCCAAGGTTTTGCAGACCTTTTTCAGCGGTACGATGTTCTAA
- a CDS encoding N-acetylornithine carbamoyltransferase, with amino-acid sequence MKNYLSTSDFSRDELERLIGSAMTLKFGDSSAKPLAGRSVALVFFNPSLRTRASMQVGIFELGGNPVILEPGGTSWTLEHRDGVVMDGDKTEHLAEFVRVLERYVSAIGVRTFAELKDWETERTDPILSAFAKYASVPVINLESAMHHPCQSMADMMTIRETLGPAKKKVLLTWAWHPKPLPMAVPNSFALAAAQFGHDLRIAHPKGYELDDQLVAEIEQQAAQNGGSVEITNDPSGAFDDVEVVYAKSWGSKQFYGDASADMRERSVYRDEWIVDEEKMMHANDAIFMHCLPVRRNVIVSDAVIDSPRSVVIDEAENRLHIQKAIMSELIK; translated from the coding sequence ATGAAGAATTATCTAAGTACATCTGATTTCTCGAGGGATGAGCTCGAGCGATTGATCGGGTCGGCAATGACGCTTAAATTTGGCGATTCAAGCGCCAAACCGCTTGCCGGCAGATCGGTTGCACTCGTGTTTTTCAACCCGAGCCTGCGAACTCGTGCATCGATGCAGGTAGGAATTTTCGAACTCGGCGGAAATCCTGTGATCCTTGAACCCGGCGGTACGTCCTGGACGCTTGAACACAGAGACGGCGTCGTGATGGACGGTGACAAGACCGAGCATCTGGCCGAATTTGTGAGGGTCCTCGAGCGCTATGTTTCAGCGATCGGCGTGCGTACCTTTGCCGAGCTTAAAGATTGGGAAACCGAACGTACTGATCCGATTTTGAGTGCCTTTGCGAAATATGCTTCGGTACCTGTCATAAATCTCGAATCGGCTATGCATCACCCATGCCAGTCGATGGCAGATATGATGACAATTAGAGAGACGCTTGGGCCTGCGAAGAAGAAGGTACTTCTGACATGGGCGTGGCACCCAAAACCGCTTCCTATGGCAGTACCGAACAGCTTTGCTCTCGCTGCAGCTCAATTTGGCCACGATCTGCGGATCGCACATCCGAAAGGTTATGAACTCGACGATCAATTAGTCGCTGAGATCGAACAACAGGCGGCTCAAAACGGAGGGAGCGTCGAAATCACAAACGACCCAAGCGGTGCGTTTGACGACGTGGAGGTGGTTTACGCAAAGAGCTGGGGTAGTAAACAATTTTACGGCGACGCGTCCGCCGATATGCGCGAAAGATCCGTATATCGCGATGAATGGATTGTCGACGAAGAGAAGATGATGCATGCAAACGACGCGATCTTTATGCACTGTCTCCCGGTTCGGCGAAATGTGATCGTTTCGGACGCTGTGATCGATTCGCCGCGGTCGGTGGTCATAGACGAAGCCGAAAACCGGCTCCATATTCAAAAGGCAATAATGTCGGAGTTGATCAAATGA
- a CDS encoding ATP-binding cassette domain-containing protein has translation MTFEDANGISGYESPADGLTGSAEDDSRLIPAIEFRNVDLAFDEQVILDGISFKVRRGETKIVLGGSGSGKSTIINLILGLLKADGGEILVDGEDITHFDDQDMMRIRKKIGMVFQEGALFDSLSVYDNVAYRLIEENVDPDEIDHEVKRMLSFVDLDDAIDKMPSELSGGMRRRVGIARALVGNPTIVLFDEPTAGLDPPTARTICELAIKLRDLEDVSSIFVTHEMNNLEYLTSEYANLDENGVVHYVEEGDTLCLLNTEVLMIRRGNIIFSGRDEQLRTCDDPYIYRFIRGK, from the coding sequence ATGACATTTGAGGATGCAAATGGGATCTCCGGGTATGAATCGCCTGCAGACGGTCTAACTGGCAGTGCAGAAGATGATTCGCGTCTGATACCTGCGATCGAATTTCGGAATGTAGACCTTGCATTTGACGAGCAGGTGATACTTGACGGAATCAGTTTCAAGGTTCGCCGTGGTGAGACCAAGATCGTACTTGGGGGCTCCGGGAGCGGAAAGTCTACGATCATCAATCTAATACTAGGGTTATTGAAAGCAGATGGAGGGGAGATCCTAGTAGACGGCGAAGACATCACTCATTTCGATGATCAGGACATGATGCGGATCCGAAAGAAGATCGGCATGGTCTTTCAGGAGGGCGCATTATTCGATTCGCTTTCGGTTTATGACAACGTCGCTTATCGTTTGATCGAAGAAAATGTCGATCCTGATGAGATCGACCATGAGGTCAAGCGGATGCTGAGCTTTGTCGACCTTGATGATGCAATTGACAAAATGCCATCTGAGTTGTCCGGCGGAATGCGCCGCCGTGTAGGTATTGCTCGAGCTCTCGTCGGGAATCCAACAATTGTTCTTTTTGACGAGCCTACGGCAGGGCTCGACCCTCCAACGGCGAGAACGATATGTGAATTGGCGATCAAGCTTCGCGACCTAGAGGATGTTTCATCCATATTTGTGACCCATGAGATGAATAATCTCGAATATCTTACGTCTGAATATGCTAACCTTGATGAAAATGGCGTTGTACATTACGTTGAGGAGGGCGATACACTTTGCCTTTTGAATACTGAGGTGTTGATGATTCGTCGCGGAAATATAATTTTTAGCGGGCGAGATGAACAGCTTAGAACATGCGATGATCCGTATATCTACCGATTTATTCGCGGAAAATAG
- a CDS encoding zf-HC2 domain-containing protein has protein sequence MKGEAIENLVCEFSEAIVPYLYGESSDAERERFETHMADCLPCTDEFAELSFSRYSVFEWQKEEFAPLKTPRIVIPYEERSEAVIGSFAGFRQLLAFNWSTAVGAAAAIAIIAGIGFVAINNFGRSEQQFAGVDESNNNIQIAKPVSSPVVAAVSPKIDPVITAASSAPDRSVVAVKATAINRRPKQTLTAKSNLPRPVNVDAVNIPPRENRKTPSLTAGTDDDDKSLRLTDLFDTVDTRL, from the coding sequence ATGAAAGGCGAAGCAATAGAAAATTTGGTTTGCGAATTTAGCGAAGCGATAGTGCCGTATTTGTACGGTGAATCGAGCGATGCTGAACGCGAGCGGTTCGAGACGCACATGGCCGATTGCTTGCCATGTACAGACGAATTTGCAGAGCTATCGTTCTCGCGTTACTCGGTATTCGAGTGGCAGAAGGAAGAATTTGCTCCGCTGAAGACGCCCCGGATCGTTATTCCTTACGAAGAAAGATCAGAGGCGGTGATAGGATCGTTTGCCGGATTTCGCCAACTACTTGCCTTCAATTGGTCAACTGCGGTAGGAGCGGCGGCCGCAATAGCGATCATAGCGGGCATTGGTTTCGTTGCGATCAATAACTTTGGCAGATCTGAACAGCAGTTTGCGGGCGTCGATGAATCGAACAATAACATCCAGATAGCGAAACCTGTCTCCTCTCCCGTGGTCGCAGCCGTTAGTCCGAAGATCGATCCCGTCATTACTGCGGCAAGCTCCGCACCGGATCGGAGCGTGGTGGCGGTCAAGGCAACTGCGATCAATCGCCGACCGAAACAAACTCTGACAGCCAAGAGCAATCTTCCAAGACCCGTTAATGTCGATGCGGTAAATATTCCGCCTCGGGAGAACCGAAAAACGCCGTCGTTGACGGCCGGTACGGATGACGACGATAAGTCTTTGCGTTTGACGGACCTTTTTGACACGGTCGATACACGGCTTTAA
- the argC gene encoding N-acetyl-gamma-glutamyl-phosphate reductase → MIRIFSAEFYKQEQSQPELQRKFVYGLTETNREAIKTARYIANPGCFATATLLALAPMVKSGLLTGKVIVDAKTGSSGSGAKAAPNTHHPQRMNSFYAYKPFKHQHVPEIEQCLRAVGGLPSDLVFITHSMPVSRGIFASCYMETCVEVTNEDLQNLYSHFYSDSFFIRLVDGSPDINWVKTTNFCDIAVNSNGKNVVVFSALDNLVKGAAGQAVQNMNLMFGLDETTGLKMIGTNP, encoded by the coding sequence ATGATCCGGATATTTTCAGCTGAGTTTTACAAACAGGAACAGTCGCAGCCTGAGTTGCAGCGGAAATTTGTCTACGGCCTGACAGAGACAAATCGCGAGGCGATCAAAACGGCTCGATACATCGCCAATCCCGGCTGTTTTGCGACCGCGACGCTGCTCGCGTTAGCTCCGATGGTCAAGAGCGGTTTGCTAACGGGCAAGGTGATCGTTGACGCCAAAACGGGCTCTAGCGGCTCGGGAGCAAAGGCGGCGCCGAATACACATCATCCGCAGCGGATGAATTCGTTTTATGCGTACAAGCCGTTTAAGCACCAACATGTGCCGGAGATCGAGCAGTGCCTTCGCGCGGTTGGTGGACTTCCGAGCGACCTGGTTTTCATCACTCACAGTATGCCGGTTTCGAGAGGGATCTTTGCATCGTGTTACATGGAAACATGCGTTGAGGTTACGAATGAGGACCTCCAGAATCTCTATAGCCATTTTTATAGCGACTCGTTCTTTATTCGGCTCGTCGATGGCTCACCAGACATCAATTGGGTAAAGACAACGAATTTCTGCGACATTGCTGTGAATTCGAACGGCAAAAATGTCGTGGTCTTCTCGGCACTAGACAATTTGGTCAAGGGAGCAGCTGGACAGGCGGTGCAGAATATGAATCTGATGTTCGGGTTAGACGAGACGACTGGCTTAAAGATGATCGGAACAAATCCCTGA
- a CDS encoding MCE family protein, whose protein sequence is MPKSNKKLTISELRVGIFMLAALLVFGFLIINSSGDFNPFEKKIRLKVRFDSADGLRKGAEVQLAGVSIGKVEDVKFLTGDATAGERIEATLAVSSQLENRPINELIRTDSTAQLVGTSVLANDKTINILPGTVKGSPVENNTVLSSSAAISMNQLTATGNDLLKQINKLAIPANEILNKANQGDGTLGRIVNDESLYKNLDGAVAETRATMTRLQTTIDKINSGQGTAGKLINDPKLYDSLNKTVEQLQAISTDIRGGKGSAGKFVSDDALYTETRGAIADLRKAVAQFSEIAADIKIVSGDLKDGKGTAGKFLKDEKLYDEARDALEKFNSTAAKLDAILADARSGKGTLGKLLTDETLYNSINTTATNVATFTGEGTKLLGDFRANPKKFLRIKLAIF, encoded by the coding sequence ATGCCAAAGAGTAATAAAAAACTGACCATTAGCGAACTGCGTGTAGGAATATTTATGCTTGCCGCTCTTTTGGTGTTTGGGTTTCTAATCATTAACTCGAGCGGTGATTTCAATCCATTTGAAAAGAAGATTCGACTTAAAGTTCGCTTTGACAGTGCCGACGGCCTCAGAAAGGGTGCTGAGGTGCAGTTGGCCGGTGTATCGATTGGGAAAGTCGAGGATGTTAAGTTTCTAACTGGCGACGCTACTGCTGGCGAACGTATCGAAGCGACGCTCGCAGTATCCAGTCAGTTGGAAAATAGGCCGATCAACGAACTTATTCGCACTGACTCAACCGCCCAACTTGTAGGTACCTCGGTACTTGCTAACGATAAGACGATCAATATCTTACCCGGCACGGTGAAAGGTTCGCCGGTGGAAAACAATACCGTCTTAAGCTCGAGTGCGGCGATTTCGATGAACCAGTTGACGGCGACCGGCAACGATCTGCTCAAACAGATCAATAAGCTTGCAATCCCGGCGAACGAGATCCTCAACAAGGCCAATCAAGGCGACGGTACTCTTGGGCGCATCGTTAATGACGAATCACTTTATAAGAATCTAGACGGTGCAGTTGCCGAAACGCGTGCAACTATGACGCGGCTTCAGACTACGATCGATAAGATAAACAGTGGCCAAGGCACTGCCGGCAAGCTTATCAACGATCCAAAGCTTTATGACAGCCTAAATAAGACCGTAGAGCAGCTTCAAGCTATCTCGACGGACATTAGGGGCGGGAAAGGCTCAGCAGGTAAATTTGTGAGCGACGATGCTCTCTACACTGAAACTCGGGGGGCGATAGCCGATCTTCGAAAGGCGGTCGCCCAGTTCAGTGAGATCGCTGCAGATATAAAGATCGTATCGGGGGATTTGAAGGACGGAAAGGGCACGGCCGGCAAGTTTCTAAAGGACGAGAAGCTCTATGACGAAGCACGTGACGCCCTTGAGAAATTCAATTCCACGGCGGCGAAACTCGATGCCATTCTCGCCGATGCCCGCAGCGGTAAAGGTACCCTCGGTAAGCTACTAACTGACGAAACGCTCTACAACAGTATCAACACAACTGCGACGAACGTTGCTACGTTCACAGGCGAAGGCACAAAACTCCTCGGTGACTTCCGCGCTAATCCCAAAAAATTCCTTCGGATAAAACTCGCGATCTTTTAA
- a CDS encoding tetratricopeptide repeat protein, with translation MFNINRFALVLFVVTVFFPGCTATRPEKICGADDLRCLVAEYSNLIARDPRDLNSYLGRAAALQKSRDLDAAVADCTKALSIGPKEIRAYRLRGSIYFEQRKLVEAIDDFERLTKLEPDVAENFRLFGEAHQAKGNYDHALTAINQAIALDANNVRSYLARGRQYRLTRKFDDALSDLFKAIQLEPDYARSYVERCKLYTATKQFDLAMSDCKRSVELLQPEDAVFTYTASAGVYAAKGDISNEIAEYDSAIKRFPENGQFYELRGSALLRQNRPDGAKADFDKAIQLDPNNSSAFSSRGMSFISMKRYDDAITDLHLAIKLNPKNSDPHGNLGLVYTETGKNDDALTSLNMALALNPDNTNALKYRAALFKKNGDSFNALADTLRLKRLGLAE, from the coding sequence ATGTTCAACATCAATAGATTCGCACTTGTATTATTTGTAGTCACCGTATTTTTTCCGGGCTGCACGGCGACGCGTCCCGAGAAGATATGCGGAGCCGACGATCTGCGGTGTTTGGTAGCCGAATATAGCAACTTGATCGCACGCGACCCCCGCGACCTAAACTCCTACCTCGGCCGGGCCGCAGCTCTTCAAAAATCCAGGGATCTGGATGCTGCCGTTGCCGATTGCACGAAAGCCCTGTCGATAGGGCCAAAAGAGATTCGAGCTTATCGTCTTCGCGGCTCGATCTACTTTGAGCAGAGGAAACTTGTCGAAGCGATCGACGATTTTGAGCGATTGACCAAATTGGAACCGGATGTCGCTGAGAATTTCAGGCTGTTTGGCGAAGCTCATCAGGCGAAAGGAAACTATGACCACGCTCTGACCGCGATCAACCAAGCCATCGCGCTGGATGCAAATAATGTCCGAAGCTATCTTGCGCGTGGCAGGCAATACCGCTTAACAAGGAAATTTGATGATGCACTATCTGACCTCTTTAAGGCGATCCAACTCGAGCCTGACTACGCCCGTAGCTATGTAGAACGCTGCAAACTGTATACCGCGACGAAACAATTCGATCTCGCAATGTCCGACTGCAAACGTTCCGTAGAGCTGCTGCAGCCCGAGGATGCCGTCTTCACCTATACAGCGTCAGCCGGAGTGTATGCGGCAAAAGGCGATATTTCCAATGAGATCGCAGAATATGACAGTGCGATCAAACGGTTTCCTGAAAACGGTCAGTTTTACGAGCTGCGTGGTTCCGCATTGTTGCGGCAAAACAGACCCGACGGAGCAAAAGCAGATTTTGACAAGGCCATCCAGCTTGATCCGAATAATTCCTCCGCATTTTCGAGCCGAGGAATGTCATTTATTTCAATGAAAAGGTACGATGACGCTATAACAGACCTGCACCTGGCAATAAAACTAAACCCTAAGAATAGCGACCCCCACGGGAATCTCGGCCTTGTTTATACCGAAACGGGAAAGAATGACGACGCGTTGACCTCGCTCAATATGGCCCTCGCCCTAAATCCGGACAACACGAACGCACTGAAATAT